A part of Desulfofundulus salinus genomic DNA contains:
- the nifV gene encoding homocitrate synthase, with the protein MSEKLTENTTEKKEQRKIIIVDTTLRDGEQTAGVVFANREKVRIARFLDEIGVHQIEAGIPVMGGDEMEAIKEICRAGLKASIMGWNRPVIKDIEASLACGVDAVAISISTSDIHIKYKLQTSREWVLEQMVKAVEFAKKEGMYISVNAEDASRTDMDFLIQFARAAKEAGADRLRYCDTVGILDPFTTYERIQTILKHVDIDIEMHTHNDFGMATANALAGVRAGATHVGVTVIGLGERAGNAALEEVVMALKHLMGIDLGFKTEMFREIAEYVSRASGRELPAWKAIVGSNMFAHESGIHADGALKNPKTYEAFHPEEVGLERQIVIGKHSGTAALKAKFAEYGIHLSEFRAQELLAKVRAYCVALKRPLFDKELMYIYEDYFGK; encoded by the coding sequence ATGAGTGAAAAACTGACTGAAAATACGACCGAAAAAAAGGAGCAAAGGAAAATTATTATCGTGGATACCACCCTGCGGGATGGTGAGCAGACGGCAGGAGTGGTCTTTGCAAACCGGGAAAAGGTACGTATAGCCAGGTTCCTGGACGAAATTGGCGTGCACCAAATCGAAGCAGGCATCCCCGTAATGGGCGGCGATGAGATGGAAGCCATTAAGGAAATTTGCAGGGCGGGCCTTAAAGCCAGCATAATGGGCTGGAACCGCCCGGTAATCAAAGATATCGAAGCCTCCCTGGCCTGCGGGGTAGATGCCGTGGCTATTTCTATTTCCACCTCGGATATCCACATTAAATACAAGCTGCAAACCAGCCGGGAATGGGTGCTGGAGCAAATGGTCAAGGCCGTGGAGTTTGCCAAGAAAGAAGGCATGTATATTTCGGTTAACGCCGAAGACGCCTCCCGCACCGACATGGATTTCCTGATCCAGTTTGCCAGGGCGGCCAAGGAGGCTGGCGCCGACCGGCTGCGCTACTGCGACACCGTGGGCATTCTGGATCCCTTCACTACCTACGAGCGCATTCAAACCATACTTAAACATGTGGACATAGACATTGAGATGCATACCCATAACGATTTCGGCATGGCCACAGCCAACGCCCTCGCCGGTGTCAGGGCCGGTGCGACCCATGTGGGGGTGACCGTAATCGGCCTGGGTGAGCGGGCGGGAAACGCCGCCCTGGAGGAAGTGGTCATGGCCTTGAAACACTTGATGGGCATTGATTTAGGATTTAAGACCGAGATGTTCCGGGAAATCGCCGAGTACGTATCCCGGGCTTCCGGCCGGGAGCTGCCGGCCTGGAAGGCCATTGTGGGTTCCAATATGTTTGCCCATGAATCGGGCATCCACGCCGACGGCGCCCTGAAGAACCCGAAGACTTACGAGGCCTTCCATCCGGAAGAGGTAGGCCTGGAGCGCCAGATCGTGATCGGCAAACATTCCGGTACCGCTGCCCTGAAGGCCAAGTTTGCTGAGTACGGGATCCATTTGAGCGAATTCCGGGCTCAGGAGTTGCTGGCCAAAGTACGTGCTTACTGTGTAGCCTTAAAGCGGCCGCTCTTCGATAAGGAGCTCATGTACATCTACGAAGACTATTTTGGAAAGTAG
- the gatA gene encoding Asp-tRNA(Asn)/Glu-tRNA(Gln) amidotransferase subunit GatA, translating to MELYYLTAHELHDLLVKKEISAEEICRAVFDRIDAVEDKIKAYVTLTRDRAFARAREIDRKIAAGEEIPPLAGIPVAIKDNMCTRGVRTTCSSKILYNFVPPYNATVVEKLEAAGTVMVGKTNMDEFAMGSSTENSGFFVTANPWDLERVPGGSSGGSAAAVAAGEAITALGSDTGGSIRQPAALCGVVGLKPTYGAVSRYGLVAFASSLDQIGPFTRDVTDCALMLNAICGHDPMDSTSAPQDIPDFTSCLRDDVKGLKIGVPREYMGEGIDPAVKEIIGQAIKLLASLGAEVEETTLPHSRYALPTYYLIAPAEASSNLARYDGVRYGYRAEDARDVVDMFMKTRSQGFGPEVKRRIMLGTYALSAGYYDAYYLKALKVRTLIKQDFDRAFEKFDVLLAPTAPSPAFKRGEKTDDPLQMYMSDICTLAVNLAGIPGISIPAGFVDGLPVGLQLIGRPFGEGTLLRVAYTFEQHTDYHRRRPSL from the coding sequence TTGGAGCTGTACTACCTCACCGCCCACGAACTGCACGATTTGCTCGTCAAAAAGGAAATCAGCGCCGAGGAAATTTGCCGCGCCGTCTTTGACCGCATTGATGCCGTAGAGGACAAAATCAAAGCCTATGTCACCCTGACCAGGGACAGGGCCTTTGCCCGGGCACGGGAAATCGATCGTAAAATTGCCGCCGGGGAAGAAATCCCGCCCCTGGCCGGCATCCCGGTGGCCATTAAGGACAACATGTGCACCCGCGGAGTACGCACCACCTGCTCCTCGAAAATTCTCTACAACTTTGTGCCCCCCTACAACGCCACGGTGGTGGAAAAGCTGGAGGCCGCCGGCACGGTAATGGTGGGCAAGACAAATATGGACGAGTTTGCCATGGGTTCTTCCACGGAAAACTCGGGCTTTTTTGTGACCGCCAACCCCTGGGACCTGGAGAGGGTACCCGGCGGGTCAAGCGGCGGCTCCGCCGCGGCGGTGGCGGCAGGGGAAGCCATTACCGCTCTGGGTTCCGACACGGGTGGCTCCATCCGCCAGCCGGCAGCGCTCTGCGGGGTGGTGGGATTAAAACCTACCTACGGGGCCGTTTCCCGCTACGGGCTGGTGGCCTTTGCCTCCTCCCTGGATCAAATCGGACCCTTTACCCGGGATGTCACCGACTGTGCCCTCATGTTAAACGCCATCTGCGGGCACGATCCCATGGATTCCACCTCGGCACCCCAGGACATCCCCGACTTCACATCCTGCTTGAGGGATGACGTGAAGGGCCTGAAAATCGGCGTACCCAGGGAATACATGGGGGAGGGGATTGACCCCGCCGTAAAAGAAATCATTGGACAGGCCATCAAGCTGCTGGCCTCCCTGGGGGCAGAAGTCGAGGAGACCACTTTGCCCCACAGCCGTTACGCCCTGCCCACTTATTATTTAATTGCCCCGGCAGAAGCCAGCTCCAACCTGGCCCGCTATGACGGCGTCCGTTACGGCTACCGGGCGGAGGACGCCCGGGATGTGGTGGACATGTTCATGAAGACACGCAGCCAGGGCTTCGGCCCGGAAGTAAAACGGCGCATTATGCTGGGCACGTACGCCCTGTCCGCGGGCTACTACGACGCCTATTATTTAAAGGCCTTGAAAGTGCGCACCTTAATCAAGCAGGATTTTGACCGGGCCTTCGAAAAATTTGATGTGCTCCTGGCTCCCACCGCCCCGTCCCCGGCCTTCAAGCGGGGAGAAAAGACTGACGACCCCCTTCAGATGTACATGTCCGACATCTGCACCCTGGCGGTAAACCTGGCCGGCATACCCGGAATATCCATCCCGGCGGGGTTTGTGGACGGCTTACCCGTGGGCTTACAGTTAATTGGCAGGCCCTTTGGCGAGGGTACCCTCTTGCGGGTGGCCTACACCTTTGAGCAACACACGGATTATCACCGGCGCCGGCCGTCTTTATAG
- the gatB gene encoding Asp-tRNA(Asn)/Glu-tRNA(Gln) amidotransferase subunit GatB has protein sequence MVEYETIIGLEVHVELKTKSKIFCSSTTEFGGDPNTHVCPVCLGLPGVLPVLNKKVLEYAIRAALALNCEIAEYSKFDRKNYYYPDLPKNYQISQYDLPLARNGYLNIEVNGQTRRIGITRIHMEEDAGKLIHQGTIATSPYSLVDYNRTGVPLIEIVSEPDMRSPEEARAYLEKLKAIIQYTGVSDCKMEEGSLRCDANVSVRPRGSREFGTKTEIKNMNSFKALQRALTYEVERQIAVLQEGGRIVQETRTWDENKGVTLPMRSKEEAHDYRYFPEPDLVPLVIDRRWVEEIRATLPELPDERRNRYIKRYELPAYDATVLTATKEMADYFEECVALYPNAKAVSNWMMGDLSRLLNAHNIDITRCKVSPRQLTDMLKLMDKGTISGKIAKTVFEEMFATGKDPEQIVQEKGLVQITDEGAIAAVVEEVLAGNAKVVEDYLKGKDRAFGFLVGQVMKATRGKANPELVNRLLKEKLHSS, from the coding sequence TTGGTTGAGTACGAAACCATCATCGGCCTGGAAGTGCACGTAGAATTAAAAACAAAAAGCAAGATCTTTTGCTCGTCCACCACGGAATTTGGGGGGGACCCCAATACCCATGTTTGCCCCGTTTGCCTGGGGTTGCCGGGAGTGCTCCCGGTTTTAAATAAAAAGGTGCTGGAATACGCCATCCGGGCGGCTTTGGCCCTGAACTGCGAAATTGCTGAATACTCCAAGTTCGACCGCAAAAACTACTATTACCCAGATCTACCTAAGAATTACCAGATATCCCAGTATGATCTGCCCCTGGCCAGAAACGGCTACCTGAACATTGAAGTGAACGGGCAAACCAGGCGCATCGGCATTACCCGCATACACATGGAGGAGGATGCGGGTAAGTTGATCCACCAGGGCACCATTGCCACCTCTCCCTATTCCCTGGTAGACTACAACCGCACCGGTGTGCCGCTCATTGAAATTGTCTCCGAGCCGGATATGCGTTCCCCCGAGGAAGCCCGGGCTTACCTGGAAAAACTGAAGGCCATTATCCAGTATACCGGAGTTTCCGACTGCAAAATGGAGGAAGGGTCCTTACGCTGCGACGCCAACGTTTCCGTACGCCCCAGGGGGAGCCGGGAATTCGGCACGAAAACGGAAATTAAAAACATGAACTCCTTTAAAGCGCTGCAGCGGGCCCTGACCTACGAAGTAGAACGGCAAATTGCCGTGCTCCAGGAAGGCGGCCGCATCGTCCAGGAGACCCGCACCTGGGATGAAAACAAAGGGGTAACCCTGCCCATGCGCAGCAAGGAAGAAGCCCACGATTACCGCTACTTCCCCGAGCCGGACCTGGTACCCCTGGTGATCGACCGGCGGTGGGTGGAGGAAATCCGGGCAACACTCCCCGAGCTTCCCGACGAGCGGCGCAACCGCTACATCAAGCGCTACGAGCTCCCGGCCTACGACGCCACCGTGCTCACCGCCACCAAAGAAATGGCCGATTACTTTGAAGAGTGCGTGGCCCTTTATCCCAACGCCAAGGCGGTCAGCAACTGGATGATGGGGGATCTCTCGCGCCTGTTAAATGCCCATAATATAGACATTACCCGGTGCAAGGTGTCCCCCCGCCAGCTGACGGACATGCTCAAACTGATGGATAAGGGCACCATCAGCGGAAAGATTGCCAAAACGGTTTTCGAGGAAATGTTTGCCACCGGCAAGGATCCGGAACAAATTGTGCAGGAGAAGGGGCTCGTACAGATTACCGATGAGGGGGCCATTGCCGCCGTAGTGGAGGAAGTGCTGGCCGGCAACGCCAAGGTGGTGGAAGACTATCTGAAAGGAAAGGACAGGGCCTTCGGCTTCTTAGTGGGCCAGGTGATGAAGGCCACCCGGGGTAAAGCCAACCCGGAGCTGGTCAACCGCCTGCTCAAAGAAAAACTTCATTCCAGTTAA
- the ligA gene encoding NAD-dependent DNA ligase LigA, which yields MDSALERARHRIEELRREIEYHNYRYYVLDDPVISDERYDALMRELIKLESKYPSLVTPDSPSQRVGGQPREGFATVRHRIPMLSLANAFDEGELRDFDRRVRSSLPGEPVEYVVELKIDGLAVSLRYENGLLFTGATRGDGETGEDITANLKTIRAVPLRLRRPVPLLEVRGEVYMSKDAFMRLNESREEAGEPLFANPRNAAAGSLRQLDPAVTASRQLSIFVYGIGEIDGVSVNTHAETLALLKALGFPVNPHHRLLPDIQAVIDYCNRWQEERFNLPYVIDGLVIKVNSLDQQARLGATMKSPRWAIAFKFPAEQAKTKVRDIILRVGRTGVLTPTAILEPVRLAGTTVSRATLHNEDIIKEKDIRIGDTVIVQKAGDVIPEVVAVIPEERTGDEKPFVMPRRCPECGAEAIRPPGEAGTRCTNIACPARLREELIHFASRNAMDIAGLGPAVIGQLLAAGLVRDPADLYTLRMEDLVPLERLGKKSAQNLLEAIEKSKSNPLYRLIFALGIRHVGERAARILAQRFGSLDRLSRATYEELVAIPEIGPKIAESVITFFAQEQNRRVLEKLAAAGVNTRQEPEGEPGDKPLAGKVFVLTGTLEHFTRQEAQELIERLGGRVSSSVSKKTDYVVVGENPGSKYDRALALGIPILREEDFRRLVEQAM from the coding sequence TTGGACAGCGCTTTGGAAAGAGCCCGCCATCGGATTGAGGAGCTGCGCCGGGAAATTGAATACCACAATTACCGTTACTATGTGCTGGACGACCCGGTAATTTCCGACGAGCGCTACGACGCATTGATGCGGGAACTGATCAAACTGGAAAGCAAATACCCGTCCCTGGTCACTCCGGATTCACCCAGCCAGCGGGTGGGGGGACAACCCCGGGAAGGCTTTGCCACCGTGCGCCACCGCATCCCCATGCTCAGCCTGGCCAACGCCTTTGACGAGGGAGAACTGCGGGATTTTGACCGCCGGGTACGTTCTTCCCTGCCCGGGGAACCGGTGGAGTATGTGGTGGAGCTGAAAATAGACGGGCTGGCCGTTTCCCTGCGCTATGAAAACGGCCTGCTGTTTACCGGGGCCACCCGGGGGGATGGGGAGACCGGCGAGGACATTACCGCCAACTTGAAAACCATCCGGGCCGTCCCCTTACGCCTGCGCCGCCCCGTTCCCCTGCTGGAAGTGCGGGGGGAAGTCTACATGTCCAAAGATGCCTTTATGCGTCTAAATGAAAGCCGGGAAGAAGCGGGGGAGCCCCTCTTTGCCAACCCGCGCAACGCCGCTGCGGGCAGCCTGCGCCAGCTGGACCCGGCCGTAACAGCCTCCCGCCAGCTGAGCATCTTTGTCTACGGGATCGGGGAGATCGATGGGGTTAGTGTAAATACCCATGCCGAAACCCTGGCCCTGCTCAAGGCGCTGGGCTTTCCCGTTAATCCCCATCACCGCCTTTTGCCCGATATCCAGGCGGTGATTGATTACTGTAACCGGTGGCAGGAAGAGCGCTTTAACCTCCCCTATGTCATTGACGGCCTGGTCATTAAAGTCAACTCCCTGGATCAGCAGGCCCGGCTCGGTGCCACCATGAAGAGCCCCCGCTGGGCCATTGCCTTCAAGTTTCCGGCCGAACAGGCCAAAACCAAAGTGCGGGACATTATCCTGCGGGTGGGACGTACCGGAGTCCTGACCCCCACCGCCATTTTAGAACCGGTCCGTCTGGCCGGCACCACCGTCAGCCGGGCCACCCTGCATAACGAGGACATAATCAAGGAGAAGGACATCCGGATCGGGGACACGGTAATTGTACAAAAGGCCGGCGATGTTATTCCGGAAGTGGTCGCGGTGATCCCGGAAGAGCGCACCGGAGACGAAAAACCCTTTGTCATGCCCCGCCGCTGTCCCGAATGCGGCGCGGAGGCCATCCGTCCCCCGGGAGAAGCGGGAACCCGCTGCACCAACATCGCCTGCCCGGCCCGGCTGCGGGAGGAATTGATCCACTTTGCTTCCCGCAATGCCATGGATATTGCCGGCCTGGGGCCGGCGGTAATCGGCCAGTTGCTGGCAGCGGGACTGGTGCGGGACCCGGCGGATCTTTACACCTTGCGCATGGAGGACCTGGTGCCCCTGGAGCGCCTGGGCAAAAAATCGGCCCAAAACCTCCTGGAGGCAATTGAAAAAAGCAAGTCCAACCCCCTGTACCGCCTGATTTTTGCCCTGGGCATCCGGCACGTGGGGGAAAGGGCCGCACGCATTTTAGCCCAACGCTTCGGTTCCCTGGACCGGCTCTCCCGGGCCACTTATGAAGAACTGGTAGCCATTCCGGAAATCGGCCCCAAGATTGCCGAAAGCGTGATAACCTTTTTTGCCCAGGAACAAAACCGCCGGGTGCTGGAAAAACTGGCCGCCGCCGGTGTAAATACCCGCCAAGAGCCAGAAGGAGAGCCCGGCGACAAACCCCTGGCGGGCAAAGTTTTCGTCCTCACCGGTACCCTGGAGCATTTCACCCGGCAGGAGGCCCAGGAGTTAATTGAGCGCCTGGGCGGGCGCGTGAGCTCCAGTGTGAGCAAAAAAACCGATTATGTGGTGGTAGGGGAGAATCCCGGCAGCAAATACGACAGGGCCCTGGCCCTGGGTATCCCCATCCTGCGGGAAGAAGACTTTCGCCGCCTGGTGGAGCAGGCCATGTAA
- the pcrA gene encoding DNA helicase PcrA, whose product MDLLKNLNEAQKEAVQHKDGPLLVLAGAGSGKTRVLTTRIAYLLQQGVDPHHILAITFTNKAAREMKERVQAMVPHVAQDLWVSTFHSACLRILRKQARFLGYSENFVIYDEHDQQTVLKDCLKELNLDEKKFPPRAVAAVISGAKNKLLGPDAYQDEAFDFYSRHVARVYALYQDKLFRNNALDFDDLIMLTVRLFRENPAVLRYYQNRFRYILVDEYQDTNHAQYVLVNLLAREHRNLCVVGDPDQGIYSWRGANIQNILDFEKDYPDAKVVKLEQNYRSTQTILDAANHVIRRNRGRREKRLWTAAGAGNPVVVYLAHDERAEANFVADRITRLHRLGVPYRDMAVLYRTHAMSRVLEEILLHRGIPYTIVGGLRFYDRKEIKDLLAYLRLVVNPSDTVSLRRIINVPRRGIGEASFNKLLAFSAAREIPVLEALTRVEEIPGLTKNVRASCMELARLFGWLYEHQDELTVTGLAWEVLQRSGYWQELLSENTVESRTRQENLKEFLSVTQDFDRQAGERTLSAFLAELSLVSDIDRYDEEADQVVLMTLHSAKGLEFPVVFLVGMEEGVFPHSRSLVEPAELEEERRLCYVGITRARERLYLTHCWQRTLYGATRHNDPSRFLEEIPPHLVTVDDPLDSGNGERRPKPASGGTGLLRGAGKDKEPGIPPVREQAPVYAFSPGDRVRHRKWGQGTVVDVRGHGENAELQVEFPNLGTKILLARYAPLERV is encoded by the coding sequence ATGGACCTGTTGAAAAACCTCAATGAAGCCCAGAAAGAAGCAGTACAGCACAAAGACGGGCCCCTTTTAGTGCTGGCGGGCGCGGGCAGCGGTAAAACCCGGGTACTGACCACCCGTATTGCCTATCTCCTGCAGCAGGGGGTGGACCCCCACCATATCCTGGCCATCACCTTTACCAACAAGGCGGCCAGGGAAATGAAGGAGCGGGTCCAGGCCATGGTTCCCCATGTGGCACAGGACCTGTGGGTTTCCACCTTCCATTCGGCCTGCCTGCGCATCCTGCGCAAGCAAGCCCGTTTTCTGGGCTACTCCGAGAATTTTGTGATTTACGATGAGCACGACCAGCAAACGGTACTGAAAGATTGCCTGAAAGAATTAAACCTGGATGAGAAAAAGTTTCCGCCCCGGGCCGTGGCCGCAGTCATTTCCGGAGCGAAAAATAAACTGCTAGGACCCGATGCTTACCAGGACGAGGCCTTTGATTTCTATTCCCGGCATGTGGCCCGTGTTTATGCCCTGTACCAGGACAAGCTTTTCCGCAACAACGCCCTGGATTTTGACGACCTGATCATGCTCACGGTGCGCCTGTTCCGGGAAAACCCCGCGGTCTTACGCTATTACCAGAACCGCTTTCGTTACATCCTGGTGGACGAGTACCAGGACACCAACCACGCCCAGTACGTGCTGGTGAACCTCCTGGCCCGGGAACACCGCAACCTCTGCGTGGTGGGCGACCCGGACCAGGGTATTTACAGCTGGCGTGGGGCGAATATCCAGAACATCCTCGACTTTGAAAAAGACTACCCCGATGCAAAAGTGGTCAAACTGGAGCAAAACTACCGCTCTACCCAGACCATTCTGGATGCCGCCAATCACGTCATCCGGCGCAACCGGGGGCGCAGGGAAAAAAGGCTTTGGACGGCCGCCGGCGCGGGGAACCCGGTGGTGGTTTACCTGGCCCACGACGAGCGAGCCGAGGCCAATTTCGTGGCCGACCGTATTACCCGGCTCCACCGCCTGGGAGTACCTTACCGGGATATGGCGGTGCTTTACCGCACCCACGCCATGTCCCGGGTGCTGGAGGAAATCCTGCTGCACCGGGGTATTCCCTACACCATTGTGGGCGGCCTGCGCTTCTACGACCGTAAGGAAATCAAAGACCTGCTGGCCTACCTCCGGCTGGTGGTGAACCCGTCAGACACGGTAAGTTTAAGGCGCATTATTAACGTACCACGGCGGGGCATCGGGGAGGCTTCTTTTAACAAGCTGCTTGCCTTCAGTGCAGCCAGAGAAATTCCGGTACTGGAAGCCCTGACCCGGGTGGAGGAAATACCCGGCCTGACCAAAAACGTACGGGCGTCCTGCATGGAACTGGCCCGCCTCTTTGGCTGGCTTTATGAACACCAGGACGAGTTAACCGTAACCGGTCTGGCCTGGGAAGTGCTCCAGCGATCGGGATACTGGCAGGAGCTCCTGTCCGAAAACACGGTTGAATCCCGCACCCGGCAGGAAAACCTGAAGGAATTTCTCTCGGTGACCCAGGACTTCGACCGCCAGGCCGGGGAACGAACCTTGAGCGCCTTCCTGGCCGAGCTTTCCCTGGTCAGCGACATAGACCGCTACGACGAGGAAGCGGATCAGGTGGTGCTGATGACCCTGCACAGCGCCAAGGGACTGGAGTTCCCGGTGGTCTTTCTGGTGGGGATGGAGGAGGGGGTTTTCCCGCACTCCCGTTCCCTGGTGGAACCGGCGGAACTGGAGGAGGAAAGGCGCCTCTGCTACGTAGGCATTACCCGGGCCAGGGAACGGCTTTATTTAACCCACTGCTGGCAGCGCACCCTGTACGGGGCCACCCGGCACAACGACCCGTCCCGTTTTCTGGAAGAGATACCGCCCCACCTGGTTACAGTCGATGACCCCCTCGATAGCGGGAACGGGGAAAGGCGGCCAAAACCCGCCTCCGGCGGTACCGGACTACTCCGGGGAGCGGGCAAAGACAAAGAACCCGGCATCCCGCCCGTCCGGGAGCAGGCTCCAGTGTACGCCTTCAGCCCCGGTGACCGGGTCAGGCACCGCAAATGGGGGCAGGGTACGGTGGTCGATGTAAGGGGACACGGCGAAAACGCCGAATTACAGGTGGAGTTTCCCAACCTGGGCACCAAAATCCTTTTGGCCCGCTACGCCCCCCTGGAACGGGTTTAA
- a CDS encoding lipid II flippase Amj family protein — MTRLLIVALLTAIIHMINTLIYSVRLAGVRTQRLATALSLFQVIFLIASTANLIQAPLMSSIVEHAINAGLRHAGGGDILADPYYQDQLARLNMEIRLVILAATGGTILGGLFIPTFVWVFTRGIMLLEDLGSVPRMILKMILSPRQLLAMAKKVKLPGVGRFRDALRGPLNIPRHFLVANILITGIWTTGVLSALYAGALIPQFRSTATLTSGIVNGVAAVLAATVVDPTAAMITDQAMRGVRPEEDVKQMAVYLALTRLAGTLLAQALFVPGALVIRFVAELIT, encoded by the coding sequence ATGACCCGTTTGCTCATTGTGGCCCTGTTAACGGCCATTATTCACATGATCAATACCCTGATTTATTCCGTGCGCCTGGCCGGGGTGCGCACCCAGCGCCTGGCCACGGCCCTGTCCCTTTTCCAGGTGATCTTTCTCATTGCCAGCACGGCCAACCTGATTCAGGCACCCCTTATGTCCTCCATTGTGGAACACGCCATTAACGCTGGCTTAAGGCACGCCGGCGGCGGGGACATCCTGGCCGATCCCTACTACCAGGACCAGCTTGCCAGGTTAAACATGGAAATCCGCCTCGTCATCCTGGCTGCCACCGGGGGAACCATCCTGGGGGGTCTTTTTATCCCTACCTTCGTTTGGGTTTTCACCCGGGGGATAATGCTCCTGGAGGATCTGGGTTCGGTACCCCGCATGATCTTAAAAATGATCCTCTCCCCACGGCAGCTCTTAGCCATGGCCAAAAAGGTTAAACTACCGGGAGTGGGCCGTTTCCGGGACGCCCTGCGGGGACCGCTGAACATACCCCGGCACTTCCTGGTGGCCAATATTTTAATCACCGGCATCTGGACCACCGGTGTGCTCTCGGCCCTGTATGCGGGGGCGTTGATACCCCAGTTCCGGTCCACGGCCACCCTTACTTCGGGAATTGTTAACGGCGTGGCCGCCGTTCTGGCGGCCACCGTGGTGGATCCCACAGCGGCCATGATCACCGACCAGGCCATGCGTGGGGTGCGCCCGGAGGAAGATGTGAAGCAAATGGCCGTCTACCTTGCCCTGACCAGACTTGCAGGTACCCTTTTGGCCCAGGCCCTCTTTGTTCCCGGGGCACTGGTGATCCGCTTTGTGGCCGAACTAATTACCTGA
- a CDS encoding L-lactate MFS transporter, which produces MNQPNQPSLARAWSVPLAGMGINLALGVLYTWSVFAAALIDQLHWTKTQSQFPYTLACVMFALFMVPAGRMVDKFGPRLVATIGGILAGAGMIISGVTQSLAGITIGFGLIVGAALGFGYGAPTPAAVKWFQPHKKGLIAGLVVAGFGLASVYTAPMTKYFLANYGISKTFIYEGIIFLTVIVILAQVLAFPPPGYVPYGGPPPATRAATAASSKQDFSPREMLATPQFYLLWLMFCFAASAGLLVIGHLAKIAQIQGGINWGFVFVAVLAVANAGGRILAGWLSDRLGRTNTMLLVFAIQAANMLLFASYKSAATLFIGSVLTGIAYGANLSLFPSATYDYFGLKNAGINYGLVFTAWGAGALIGPIIAGRAADLTGGYNASYLISAALLVVAAILSFVTKPPTKPAANEQAVNV; this is translated from the coding sequence ATGAATCAGCCCAACCAGCCCAGTTTGGCCCGGGCCTGGTCAGTTCCCCTTGCCGGCATGGGTATAAATCTGGCTTTGGGTGTATTATACACCTGGAGTGTTTTTGCCGCGGCCCTCATTGATCAGTTGCATTGGACCAAAACCCAGTCCCAGTTTCCCTATACCCTGGCCTGTGTGATGTTTGCCCTGTTCATGGTTCCGGCGGGGCGTATGGTGGATAAGTTTGGTCCCCGGCTGGTGGCCACTATTGGCGGTATCCTGGCCGGTGCGGGTATGATTATCTCGGGAGTTACCCAGTCCCTGGCAGGTATTACCATCGGTTTTGGGCTTATCGTTGGTGCGGCCCTGGGGTTTGGATATGGCGCTCCCACGCCGGCGGCGGTGAAATGGTTCCAGCCCCATAAGAAGGGACTGATTGCCGGTCTGGTGGTGGCCGGCTTCGGCCTGGCTTCGGTTTATACCGCCCCCATGACAAAGTATTTCCTGGCTAATTACGGTATTTCCAAAACCTTTATCTACGAAGGAATCATATTCTTAACCGTTATTGTCATCCTGGCCCAGGTACTTGCCTTCCCGCCCCCGGGTTATGTGCCTTACGGCGGTCCGCCTCCCGCCACCAGGGCGGCCACCGCGGCCAGCTCCAAGCAGGACTTCAGCCCCCGCGAGATGCTGGCCACACCCCAGTTTTACCTGCTCTGGTTGATGTTCTGCTTCGCCGCTTCGGCAGGGCTATTGGTTATCGGCCACCTGGCCAAGATTGCCCAGATCCAGGGTGGCATCAACTGGGGCTTCGTGTTTGTGGCGGTGCTGGCCGTAGCCAATGCCGGCGGGCGCATACTGGCCGGATGGTTGAGTGACCGGTTGGGCCGGACCAACACCATGCTTCTTGTGTTTGCCATTCAAGCGGCCAACATGCTGCTGTTTGCCTCCTACAAGAGTGCGGCAACCCTGTTTATTGGCTCGGTTCTCACCGGGATAGCTTACGGGGCCAACCTTTCCCTCTTCCCGTCGGCTACTTACGACTACTTCGGGTTGAAGAATGCCGGTATCAACTACGGCCTGGTCTTTACCGCCTGGGGTGCCGGCGCCCTCATCGGGCCAATCATTGCGGGGCGGGCGGCAGACCTTACCGGCGGTTATAATGCCAGTTACCTGATCTCCGCCGCCCTGCTGGTGGTGGCCGCCATCCTGAGTTTTGTCACCAAGCCGCCCACAAAACCGGCGGCAAACGAGCAGGCAGTAAATGTATAA
- the gatC gene encoding Asp-tRNA(Asn)/Glu-tRNA(Gln) amidotransferase subunit GatC, protein MITIKDVEHVALLARLELNEEEKQMYTKQLNAILEYAQMLNELNTDDIPPTAHVLPLKNVWREDEVGEHLPPEEVLANAPETEGQFFKVPRIV, encoded by the coding sequence ATGATAACCATCAAGGACGTGGAGCATGTGGCCCTTCTGGCCCGCCTGGAATTGAACGAAGAAGAAAAGCAAATGTACACCAAACAGTTGAACGCTATCCTGGAATACGCCCAGATGCTCAACGAACTGAACACCGACGACATCCCGCCCACCGCCCACGTGCTGCCCCTGAAAAACGTCTGGCGGGAAGATGAAGTGGGTGAACACCTGCCGCCCGAAGAGGTACTGGCCAACGCCCCGGAAACGGAAGGCCAGTTCTTCAAAGTGCCGCGGATAGTTTAA